One window of Paenibacillus albicereus genomic DNA carries:
- a CDS encoding sensor histidine kinase: MLIYFFVLLAAGAAALLARPREAESRWAAAFLILASLGGAASWLERAGQPSWARALELLNACLTPWAVLMFALVWSGLFLRPGTIRRGSAGSGESGRRGGLSGEERRSAGSGSRGNRAHGVSARGPFVALALLLPPLASIGEALLRGGGPDYGLLLVWTAPYYLAACAAMILAVLREAHPLKRRSRLIMAVITVPTLLAVLGLINVGRAISPDFDFFRYVSLFIVFSMGAAVAGLFLYGVLGIRLRLERDPLESAMRAAGLGASMLNHSLKNELGKISLASELLRRELEREEVGREPAASGAENVPATARPPSAPAAVGAEPLQQIQRSASRMLETVERLQTQLKAIRWQAEPVRLPELLARAAERSAPLAAARGVRLMVRTEGVPHVVLADPFHLEESLVNLLANAIEATPAGGEAALGALRLRRRLLIRVDDTGGGIAAERPAQVFEPFYSTKSGRMNYGIGLSYVHQAMRMAGGSVRLQPREGGGTRAELRLPLLGGQSGEEETR; this comes from the coding sequence ATGCTCATCTACTTCTTTGTTTTGCTGGCCGCCGGCGCGGCGGCGCTGCTGGCCCGGCCGCGCGAGGCGGAAAGCCGCTGGGCGGCGGCCTTTCTGATCCTGGCCTCGCTCGGCGGCGCCGCATCCTGGCTCGAGCGGGCGGGCCAGCCCTCATGGGCAAGGGCGCTGGAGCTGCTCAACGCCTGCCTCACGCCATGGGCGGTGCTGATGTTCGCGCTCGTGTGGAGCGGCTTGTTCCTTCGGCCAGGCACAATTCGGCGGGGGAGCGCGGGGAGCGGGGAGAGCGGGCGGCGCGGCGGACTGAGCGGAGAAGAACGGCGGAGCGCCGGGAGCGGATCGCGCGGAAACAGAGCGCACGGCGTCAGCGCCAGAGGCCCGTTCGTCGCCCTGGCGCTGCTGCTGCCGCCGCTAGCGTCGATCGGCGAAGCGCTGCTGCGGGGAGGCGGTCCCGATTACGGGCTGCTGCTCGTCTGGACCGCTCCCTATTATCTCGCCGCCTGCGCCGCGATGATTCTGGCCGTGCTCCGCGAGGCGCATCCGCTGAAGCGGCGCTCCCGGCTCATCATGGCCGTCATTACGGTGCCGACGCTGCTGGCCGTGCTCGGGCTCATCAATGTCGGGCGGGCGATCTCGCCGGACTTTGACTTTTTCCGCTATGTCTCGCTGTTCATCGTCTTCTCGATGGGAGCCGCGGTGGCCGGGCTGTTCCTGTACGGCGTGCTCGGCATCCGGCTGCGGCTGGAGCGCGACCCGCTGGAGAGCGCGATGCGCGCCGCCGGTCTCGGCGCGTCGATGCTCAACCATTCGCTCAAGAACGAGCTGGGCAAGATCAGCCTCGCCTCCGAGCTGCTGCGGCGGGAGCTGGAGCGCGAGGAGGTCGGCAGGGAGCCGGCGGCTTCTGGCGCGGAGAACGTGCCGGCGACGGCGCGTCCGCCGTCGGCGCCGGCAGCCGTCGGCGCCGAGCCGCTGCAGCAGATTCAGCGCTCCGCCAGCCGCATGCTGGAGACGGTGGAGCGGCTGCAGACGCAGCTCAAGGCGATCCGCTGGCAGGCGGAGCCGGTGCGGCTGCCCGAGCTGCTCGCGCGCGCGGCGGAGCGGAGCGCTCCGCTCGCCGCCGCTCGCGGCGTCCGTCTGATGGTCCGGACCGAAGGCGTACCGCACGTCGTGCTGGCCGATCCATTTCACCTGGAGGAGTCGCTCGTCAATCTGCTCGCCAACGCGATCGAGGCGACGCCCGCCGGCGGCGAGGCGGCGCTCGGGGCGCTGCGGTTGCGCCGGCGCCTGCTCATCCGGGTGGACGATACCGGCGGCGGCATCGCGGCGGAGCGGCCGGCGCAGGTGTTCGAGCCGTTCTACAGCACCAAGAGCGGACGCATGAATTACGGCATCGGGCTGTCCTACGTGCATCAGGCGATGCGGATGGCGGGCGGCAGCGTGCGGCTGCAGCCCCGGGAGGGCGGCGGCACGAGGGCGGAGCTGCGGCTGCCGCTGCTCGGCGGTCAGAGCGGAGAGGAGGAGACACGATGA
- a CDS encoding LURP-one-related/scramblase family protein, which translates to MDASGQPIGKVDLRSAFGSSMEIYGAAGESLYEGRFPAFSSKWRVMDAGGEEIGQLRWRTAFFTKRFEYDSHGRGVYQLTSPAMSKEYEIADEDGRIVARFERVSGWMSAGAFRLECGECRIPPLEWAAVILGMNAMQKQASAAGGV; encoded by the coding sequence ATGGACGCTTCCGGTCAGCCGATCGGCAAGGTCGACCTGCGGAGTGCGTTCGGCTCCTCGATGGAAATTTACGGGGCCGCGGGCGAAAGCTTGTACGAGGGGCGATTCCCGGCCTTCTCCAGCAAATGGAGGGTCATGGATGCCGGCGGAGAAGAGATCGGACAGCTTCGCTGGAGGACGGCTTTCTTCACGAAGCGCTTCGAATACGACAGCCATGGCCGCGGCGTCTATCAGCTCACGTCGCCCGCCATGTCCAAGGAGTACGAGATCGCCGACGAGGACGGACGGATCGTGGCCCGATTCGAGCGGGTAAGCGGCTGGATGTCGGCCGGCGCGTTCCGCCTCGAATGCGGCGAATGCCGAATTCCGCCGCTGGAATGGGCGGCGGTCATACTCGGCATGAATGCGATGCAGAAGCAGGCGTCTGCGGCGGGAGGCGTCTGA
- a CDS encoding thiol-disulfide oxidoreductase DCC family protein — MAERKAVALVDGECALCGGLARFAAKRERAGGLRFAALQSEEGRYLLRENGLDAERVDSFVLLKDGRAYERSSASLELLGLLDGGWPLLRGLRLVPRPLRDAVYDAVAAVRHQLGRAARLGEPIGVQGAACSVEQGRELSGRLLQGMEQARAFRLEQARLAKDQAAAGSGTGGEKDA; from the coding sequence ATGGCAGAGAGGAAAGCCGTTGCGCTGGTGGACGGAGAGTGCGCGCTGTGCGGCGGGCTGGCTCGGTTCGCGGCGAAACGAGAGCGCGCGGGCGGACTCCGCTTCGCGGCCCTCCAGTCCGAGGAAGGGCGGTATCTGCTGCGCGAGAACGGACTCGACGCGGAGCGCGTGGACAGCTTCGTGCTGCTCAAGGACGGGCGCGCCTACGAGCGTTCGTCCGCCTCGCTCGAGCTGCTCGGGCTGCTGGACGGCGGCTGGCCGCTGCTGCGCGGCCTTCGCCTCGTGCCGCGGCCGCTGCGCGATGCCGTCTATGACGCCGTTGCCGCCGTCCGGCATCAGCTGGGGCGGGCGGCTCGGCTCGGCGAGCCGATCGGCGTGCAAGGCGCCGCCTGCTCCGTGGAGCAAGGCCGCGAGCTGAGCGGGCGGCTGCTGCAAGGCATGGAGCAGGCCAGGGCGTTTCGACTCGAACAGGCGCGGCTGGCCAAGGATCAGGCAGCGGCAGGATCGGGGACGGGAGGCGAAAAAGATGCGTGA
- a CDS encoding M20/M25/M40 family metallo-hydrolase, producing the protein MPQPAFLLVLVLPALLIALAAVLLLRAARFRPDPAVLESPSGGEPVSVDADAAAGRLSLLIRKRTVSVREPEAAVRAEFRSLLDLLPELYPAAHMALEREIVNGRTLLYRWRGEEAEAPTVLMSHFDVVPAEEEGWIHPPFSGAIADGRVWGRGAIDTKGTLVCILEAVEQLIQAGFQPRRDVYLSFCDDEEIAGDGAPTHVRLLQERGIRPGLVVDEGGAVVEGIFPGVRGPIAVVGVAEKGVSDFELIVRGAGGHASAPPRLGTAYRLARAIRRLERRPPKPFFPPPTRDMLDTLGRRSSFGYRILFANLGLLEPLLARLFHRLSPETRALSSTTIAVTTLQGSPAANVLPAEARAGANVRVAVGETAEGVAARMRRVIADDAVELRIVRAGDPSPVSTTREEPYRIVAAAIRGTYPEAAVTPYVMLGGSDSRHFAAICPYVYRFTPYELSREERETIHAANESLPVRSLGKGIEFYIRLIRSV; encoded by the coding sequence ATGCCCCAGCCCGCATTCCTGCTCGTGCTCGTCCTGCCCGCTCTCCTGATCGCCCTCGCTGCCGTCCTGCTCCTGCGGGCGGCCCGGTTCCGGCCCGATCCCGCCGTCCTGGAGTCCCCTTCCGGCGGCGAGCCGGTCTCGGTCGACGCGGACGCCGCCGCCGGAAGGCTGTCGCTGCTGATCCGCAAGCGCACCGTATCGGTCCGCGAGCCGGAGGCGGCCGTACGCGCGGAATTCCGCTCGCTGCTGGACCTGCTGCCGGAGCTGTACCCCGCCGCCCATATGGCGCTGGAGAGGGAGATCGTCAACGGCCGCACGCTGCTGTACCGCTGGAGGGGCGAGGAGGCGGAAGCGCCGACCGTGCTGATGTCCCATTTCGACGTCGTGCCTGCGGAAGAAGAGGGCTGGATTCACCCGCCGTTCTCCGGCGCGATCGCGGACGGCCGCGTCTGGGGACGGGGAGCGATCGATACGAAGGGCACGCTCGTCTGCATCCTCGAGGCGGTCGAGCAGCTCATCCAAGCCGGCTTCCAGCCCCGGCGCGACGTCTACCTCTCGTTCTGCGACGACGAGGAGATCGCCGGCGACGGCGCGCCGACCCATGTCCGCCTGCTGCAGGAGCGCGGCATCCGTCCCGGACTCGTCGTCGACGAGGGCGGCGCCGTCGTGGAGGGCATTTTCCCCGGCGTGCGCGGCCCGATCGCCGTCGTCGGCGTCGCCGAGAAGGGCGTCAGCGACTTCGAGCTGATCGTCCGCGGAGCGGGCGGACACGCCTCCGCGCCGCCTCGCCTCGGGACGGCGTACCGGCTGGCGCGGGCGATCCGGCGTCTGGAGCGCCGCCCGCCCAAGCCGTTCTTCCCGCCGCCGACGCGGGACATGCTCGATACGCTCGGCCGGCGCTCCTCCTTCGGCTATCGGATCCTGTTCGCCAATCTAGGGCTGCTGGAGCCTCTGCTCGCGCGCTTGTTCCACCGGCTGTCGCCGGAAACGAGGGCGCTCAGCTCCACGACGATCGCCGTGACGACGCTGCAGGGCAGCCCGGCGGCCAACGTCCTGCCCGCCGAGGCGAGAGCGGGCGCCAACGTGCGCGTCGCCGTCGGAGAGACGGCCGAGGGCGTCGCCGCGCGCATGCGCCGGGTGATCGCCGACGATGCCGTCGAGCTTCGGATCGTGCGGGCAGGCGACCCTTCCCCTGTCTCGACGACGCGGGAGGAGCCGTACCGGATCGTAGCCGCGGCGATTCGCGGCACGTATCCCGAGGCGGCGGTGACGCCGTACGTCATGCTCGGCGGCAGCGACTCGCGGCATTTCGCGGCGATCTGTCCGTACGTGTACCGGTTCACGCCGTACGAGCTCAGCCGCGAGGAGCGCGAGACGATCCATGCCGCCAACGAGTCGCTGCCCGTCCGCAGCCTCGGCAAGGGCATCGAGTTCTACATCCGGCTCATCCGCAGCGTCTAG
- a CDS encoding ribose-phosphate diphosphokinase, producing MTDKVKIFSGSSNIPLAKSISEQLGLPLGEVTLSQFDNGELYVSYGEPIRTCHIFIVQSLSDPVNENFMELLIMIDAAKRASAKTINIIMPYYGYARQERKRHPREAISAKLVADLLHTAGASRIITLDLHTAAIQGFFTFPVDHLTALDELTEHIRAKNIENPVIVSPDAGRASTAEKLANYLQAPFAMVVTNHDPHTGEEKMHVIGDVKDKTPVIIEDIIDTGRTLFNVVEKLVEKGGRDVVIAATHGLFSGDALDKLNHPHIREIVVTDSILQQSTPNEKLTVIPTAGLFTEAIRSNIYGGSIATLFKNRGI from the coding sequence ATGACGGATAAAGTGAAAATTTTCAGCGGATCGTCCAATATTCCGCTTGCCAAAAGCATCAGCGAGCAGCTCGGGCTGCCGCTCGGCGAAGTGACGCTGAGCCAGTTCGACAACGGCGAGCTGTACGTCTCGTACGGAGAGCCGATCCGGACCTGCCACATCTTCATCGTGCAGTCGCTCTCCGATCCGGTCAACGAGAACTTCATGGAGCTGCTGATTATGATCGACGCGGCCAAGCGGGCCTCGGCCAAGACGATCAACATCATCATGCCGTACTACGGCTACGCCCGCCAGGAGCGCAAGCGCCATCCGCGCGAGGCGATCTCGGCCAAGCTGGTCGCCGACCTGCTGCATACGGCCGGCGCGTCGAGGATCATCACGCTCGACCTCCATACGGCGGCGATCCAAGGCTTTTTCACCTTCCCAGTCGACCATCTGACCGCGCTGGACGAGCTGACCGAGCACATCCGCGCCAAAAATATCGAGAATCCGGTCATCGTCTCGCCGGATGCCGGACGGGCCTCCACCGCCGAGAAGCTGGCCAACTATCTCCAAGCGCCGTTCGCGATGGTCGTCACCAACCACGATCCGCATACCGGCGAGGAGAAGATGCATGTCATCGGCGACGTCAAGGACAAGACGCCGGTCATCATCGAGGACATCATCGACACGGGCCGCACGCTGTTCAACGTCGTCGAGAAGCTCGTGGAAAAAGGCGGCCGCGACGTCGTCATCGCCGCGACGCACGGCCTGTTCTCCGGCGACGCGCTGGACAAGCTCAACCATCCGCATATCCGCGAGATCGTCGTCACGGACTCCATCCTGCAGCAGTCCACGCCGAATGAAAAGCTGACCGTCATCCCGACGGCGGGCCTGTTCACCGAGGCGATCCGCTCCAACATCTACGGCGGCTCCATCGCCACCTTGTTCAAAAACCGCGGCATCTGA
- a CDS encoding long-chain-fatty-acid--CoA ligase, with translation MSWNLVEALETSAASFPDREAYVYQGASATYAELIEEVRRCAAGLAAQGIVKGDKVVLLLGNAPEFIVSLYGALSLGAIVVPVNPTYTADELAYILADSGARAAVAAAPLRPLIAALQARLPRPIQPFYVGEEEGEASFARLLQLGAGQIESAYIKEEDTAVILYTSGTTGKPKGAMLSHRNLATNAESVYTMFEVTERDRAVTVLPMFHIYSLTVCLNAPLAVGACIVILPRFHPVETIAAIREQRATMFSGVPTMYAYLLQVPGASAADFATLRLCSSGGASLPVEVLHKVEERFGVVVYEGYGLSEAAPVTAFNPLGGKRKPGSVGVDIPRVTNRIVDPEGREVPRGEIGELIVQGPNVMQGYYNLPEATAEALRDGWLHTGDIARMDEEGYIYIVDRMKDMINVGGFNVYPREVEEVLYRHPGVFEAAVVGVPDVTQGEAVKAYVVRSDEALTAEELAAFCSGSLVKYKRPTSIEFLPELPKNSSGKTLRRALKLQAQQPPSAPA, from the coding sequence ATGAGCTGGAACCTGGTCGAAGCGCTCGAAACCAGCGCGGCAAGCTTCCCGGATCGGGAAGCGTACGTCTACCAAGGAGCAAGCGCCACCTATGCGGAGCTGATCGAGGAGGTGCGGCGCTGCGCCGCCGGACTGGCCGCCCAAGGCATCGTCAAAGGCGACAAGGTCGTGCTGCTGCTCGGCAACGCCCCGGAGTTCATCGTCTCCCTCTACGGCGCGCTCAGCCTCGGCGCGATCGTCGTGCCCGTCAATCCGACCTATACGGCGGATGAGCTCGCGTATATCCTGGCCGACAGCGGAGCCCGCGCCGCCGTCGCCGCCGCGCCGCTGAGGCCGCTGATCGCCGCCTTGCAGGCCCGGCTGCCCCGTCCGATCCAGCCTTTCTACGTGGGAGAGGAAGAAGGCGAAGCTTCCTTTGCCCGACTGCTGCAGCTCGGCGCCGGACAGATTGAATCCGCTTACATCAAGGAAGAGGACACCGCCGTCATCCTCTACACCTCGGGCACGACCGGCAAGCCGAAGGGCGCGATGCTCTCCCACCGCAATCTGGCGACGAACGCCGAATCGGTCTATACGATGTTCGAGGTGACGGAGCGCGACCGCGCCGTGACGGTGCTGCCGATGTTCCATATCTACTCCCTGACCGTCTGCCTGAACGCCCCGCTGGCGGTCGGCGCCTGCATCGTCATCCTGCCGCGCTTCCACCCGGTGGAGACGATCGCCGCGATCCGCGAGCAGCGGGCGACGATGTTCTCCGGCGTGCCGACGATGTATGCGTATCTGCTGCAGGTGCCGGGTGCATCGGCCGCCGACTTCGCTACGCTGCGGCTCTGCTCCTCCGGCGGCGCCTCGCTGCCGGTGGAGGTGCTGCACAAGGTCGAGGAGCGGTTCGGCGTCGTCGTCTACGAAGGCTACGGCCTGTCGGAGGCGGCTCCGGTGACGGCGTTCAACCCGCTCGGCGGCAAGCGCAAGCCCGGCTCGGTCGGGGTCGACATCCCGCGCGTCACGAACCGCATCGTCGACCCGGAGGGCCGCGAGGTGCCGCGCGGTGAGATCGGCGAGCTGATCGTGCAGGGGCCGAACGTCATGCAGGGCTACTACAATCTGCCGGAGGCGACCGCCGAGGCGCTGCGGGACGGCTGGCTCCACACCGGCGACATCGCCCGCATGGACGAGGAGGGCTACATCTATATCGTCGACCGCATGAAGGACATGATCAACGTCGGCGGCTTCAACGTCTACCCGCGCGAGGTGGAGGAGGTGCTCTACCGCCATCCCGGCGTCTTCGAGGCGGCCGTCGTCGGGGTGCCGGACGTGACGCAGGGCGAGGCGGTCAAAGCGTACGTCGTCCGCAGCGACGAGGCGCTGACGGCCGAGGAGCTGGCCGCCTTCTGCAGCGGCAGCCTCGTCAAGTACAAGCGGCCGACGTCGATCGAGTTCCTCCCCGAGCTGCCCAAGAACAGCTCCGGCAAGACGCTCCGGCGGGCGCTCAAGCTGCAGGCGCAGCAGCCTCCGTCCGCCCCGGCTTAG
- a CDS encoding AzlC family ABC transporter permease: MPSIYESASASTGAGTNASDSFLQGVRDCLPTLLGYLGIGFAFGIVAVGSGLSVLEAGLLAVFVYAGAAQFVMVGLLAAGAPLSAVILTTFIVNLRHLLMSLAIAPHLTRYPLLRTLGFGALLTDETFGVATVRLGATGRLSGAWMDGLNVTAYLCWIAACVLGAAGGRWIEHPEALGLDFALPAMFAALLVLQLQQAPRGKLRHRLLLLGCVAAVMAACLPVMPSHLAVLVSTVLAAALGAATDR; encoded by the coding sequence ATGCCATCCATCTACGAATCCGCCTCCGCCTCGACCGGCGCCGGGACGAATGCTTCCGATTCCTTCCTCCAAGGAGTCCGGGACTGCCTGCCGACGCTGCTCGGCTACCTCGGCATCGGCTTCGCCTTCGGCATCGTCGCTGTCGGCTCCGGGCTGAGCGTCCTGGAAGCCGGACTGCTCGCCGTCTTCGTCTATGCCGGTGCCGCCCAGTTCGTCATGGTCGGTCTGCTGGCTGCGGGAGCGCCGCTCTCCGCCGTCATCCTGACGACGTTCATCGTCAATCTGCGCCATCTGCTCATGAGCCTGGCGATCGCTCCGCATCTGACGCGGTATCCGCTGCTGCGCACGCTCGGCTTCGGCGCCCTGCTGACCGACGAGACGTTCGGCGTCGCCACCGTCCGCCTCGGCGCGACCGGCCGGCTGTCCGGCGCCTGGATGGACGGGCTCAACGTCACCGCCTACCTGTGCTGGATCGCCGCCTGCGTGCTCGGAGCGGCGGGCGGCCGCTGGATCGAGCATCCGGAGGCGCTCGGCCTGGACTTCGCGCTGCCCGCGATGTTCGCGGCGCTGCTCGTGCTGCAGCTGCAGCAGGCTCCGCGCGGCAAGCTGCGGCATCGCCTGCTGCTGCTCGGCTGCGTGGCGGCCGTCATGGCCGCCTGCCTGCCGGTCATGCCCTCGCATCTGGCCGTGCTCGTCTCCACCGTGCTGGCTGCCGCGCTGGGAGCCGCGACGGACCGATGA
- a CDS encoding SRPBCC domain-containing protein: protein MATSMHVRVEGNQFILERTFGAPKDLVFRAFTEAEHLTKWWGPRGWTLTECRIDFRPGGVWHYCMKCEDPAQGDFYGMESWGKTIYKETRPQDFFSYTDYFSDAEGTINEELPPSFTELSFEERDGSTVVISQTRYETAEQLKTVIDMGMEQGIRETWDRLAEHLADVQSA from the coding sequence ATGGCAACATCCATGCACGTTCGGGTGGAAGGCAACCAGTTCATCCTGGAGAGGACGTTCGGCGCTCCGAAGGACCTTGTATTCCGCGCCTTTACGGAGGCCGAGCATCTGACGAAGTGGTGGGGCCCTCGCGGCTGGACGCTGACGGAGTGCAGGATCGACTTCCGTCCTGGAGGCGTCTGGCACTACTGCATGAAGTGCGAGGACCCGGCGCAAGGCGACTTCTACGGCATGGAATCCTGGGGCAAGACGATCTATAAGGAGACGCGGCCGCAGGACTTCTTTTCCTATACGGATTACTTCTCGGACGCGGAAGGCACGATCAACGAGGAGCTCCCTCCGAGCTTCACGGAGCTCAGCTTCGAGGAGCGGGACGGCTCCACCGTCGTCATCAGCCAGACCCGCTACGAGACGGCGGAGCAGCTCAAGACCGTCATCGACATGGGGATGGAGCAAGGCATCCGCGAGACATGGGACCGGCTCGCGGAGCATCTGGCCGACGTTCAATCCGCCTGA
- a CDS encoding response regulator transcription factor — protein MNESDAGSRSGAAEAASGASERNGRGAERRDDRVMRESGGGREAAAPDAAAPDAAAPDAVPDAAPDAAPIRLLIVEDDPEWVRSMTLYLEMEPDLTVAGWASGPDEALEAARSLGFDAVLLDIQLGDGVRDGISVAADLLELREVPIVMLTSVGDEAMMTRSFGAGAASYVEKSRYADLPAAIRDAVRRPAPMQALLKEFRRLKREERLQPLTPAEREVFELIEDGRTQAEIGRKLFKSESTLKNQVNRILKKLGASSSREAVRRLRRGDDGGPDDGERR, from the coding sequence ATGAACGAGTCGGATGCGGGCTCCCGGAGCGGAGCCGCCGAGGCGGCGAGCGGCGCGTCGGAACGGAACGGCCGGGGCGCAGAGCGCCGGGACGACCGCGTCATGCGGGAAAGTGGCGGCGGGCGGGAGGCTGCCGCGCCGGATGCCGCCGCGCCGGATGCCGCCGCGCCGGATGCCGTGCCCGATGCCGCGCCCGATGCCGCGCCGATCCGGCTGCTTATCGTCGAGGACGACCCGGAGTGGGTGCGCTCCATGACGCTGTACCTGGAGATGGAGCCGGACCTGACGGTGGCGGGTTGGGCATCGGGGCCGGACGAGGCGCTCGAGGCGGCCCGCTCGCTGGGCTTCGACGCGGTGCTGCTGGACATTCAGCTGGGCGACGGCGTGCGGGACGGCATCTCGGTCGCGGCCGATCTGCTGGAGCTGCGCGAGGTGCCGATCGTCATGCTGACCTCCGTCGGGGACGAGGCGATGATGACGCGCTCGTTCGGGGCGGGGGCGGCGAGCTATGTGGAAAAAAGCCGCTACGCCGACTTGCCGGCCGCGATCCGCGACGCGGTGCGCCGTCCGGCGCCGATGCAGGCTCTGCTTAAGGAATTCCGCCGCCTGAAGCGGGAAGAGCGGCTGCAGCCGCTGACGCCGGCGGAGCGCGAGGTGTTCGAGCTGATCGAGGACGGGCGCACGCAGGCCGAGATCGGACGGAAGCTGTTCAAGAGCGAGAGCACGCTCAAGAACCAGGTGAACCGCATCCTCAAGAAGCTCGGCGCGAGCTCGAGCCGCGAGGCCGTGCGCCGGCTGCGCCGCGGCGACGACGGCGGACCGGACGACGGGGAGCGGCGTTAG
- a CDS encoding AzlD domain-containing protein, which produces MSVSDKLLLAALGGMLVTLLPRILPFLLVRGLRLPEPVRKWLSFIPLCLLGALVMESLLMHEGGRTALDLPALLALLPALLVAAWTRSLLLTVAVGIAAMALLRLAGIG; this is translated from the coding sequence ATGAGCGTCTCCGACAAGCTGCTGCTCGCCGCTCTCGGAGGCATGCTCGTCACGCTGCTTCCGCGCATCCTGCCCTTCCTGCTCGTCCGCGGCCTCCGGCTGCCGGAGCCGGTGCGGAAGTGGCTGTCGTTCATCCCGCTCTGCCTGCTCGGCGCGCTCGTCATGGAGAGCCTGCTCATGCACGAAGGCGGGCGGACCGCGCTCGACCTGCCGGCGCTGCTCGCCCTGCTGCCGGCCCTGCTCGTCGCCGCTTGGACGCGCAGCCTGCTGCTCACCGTCGCGGTCGGCATCGCAGCGATGGCGCTGCTGCGCCTGGCCGGCATCGGCTGA
- a CDS encoding MOSC domain-containing protein, translating to MRIGQASEIWRYPVKSMGGERLQAVSVESYGLEGDRFCSLFDEAKEGWNSYYTARKFPALLMYRATYGEEGVRVASPLGPAYRWEPALGDELEQVTGTRMSMSGEGAPGREGNGLMAVDAASVLIVTDASLRRLKAAWGKEAEALRFRPNLLLRTDDPELDDESLLGARLRIGSSLLQVDSLCSRCSIINYDPESLERDPSLLRVMNDRFGLSFGLYASVLEPGRIAENDAAVREG from the coding sequence ATGCGGATCGGACAAGCAAGCGAAATCTGGCGCTATCCCGTCAAATCGATGGGAGGCGAGCGGCTGCAAGCCGTCTCCGTCGAATCGTACGGCCTGGAAGGAGACCGCTTCTGCAGCCTGTTCGACGAGGCCAAGGAAGGCTGGAACAGCTACTACACCGCCCGTAAGTTCCCCGCCCTGCTGATGTATCGAGCCACTTACGGGGAAGAAGGCGTCCGCGTCGCCTCCCCGCTCGGTCCCGCTTACCGCTGGGAGCCCGCCCTTGGGGACGAGCTGGAGCAGGTGACGGGCACGCGCATGTCGATGAGCGGCGAAGGAGCTCCCGGCCGGGAAGGCAACGGCTTGATGGCGGTCGACGCCGCCAGCGTCCTGATCGTCACCGATGCTTCGCTGCGGCGGCTGAAGGCCGCATGGGGCAAGGAGGCGGAAGCGCTTCGCTTCCGGCCCAACCTGCTGCTGAGGACGGACGATCCCGAGCTCGACGACGAGTCGCTGCTCGGCGCGCGGCTGCGCATCGGCAGCTCGCTGCTGCAGGTGGACTCGCTATGCAGCCGCTGCTCTATAATTAATTACGATCCGGAGAGCCTGGAGCGGGACCCTTCGCTGCTGCGCGTCATGAACGACCGCTTCGGGCTGAGCTTCGGGCTGTACGCCTCGGTGCTGGAGCCGGGACGGATCGCCGAGAACGATGCCGCCGTGCGGGAAGGCTGA